The Punica granatum isolate Tunisia-2019 chromosome 4, ASM765513v2, whole genome shotgun sequence sequence ATGAATCAATTATACGTATAATTGCagtgaaaaattttaacttcCCTTCCAAATTTTTATACTTCTCGTATTAAGATTACGAATTTCACTATAGATGCATAATATATTTGGTATGTCTaagttgttttttttattggtcaaaataagattttgtttaaaaaagaaacaaatatcTGCAATAAATTCTTAGGTGATCAAATCTCATTATTTCAACAAATGAGATTAGGCCCCGTTTGTTTTgtaagaaatttgattttaactttaactttaactcaacacactacacaacaaaaacacacgtttcccaagtcaaatttataattacatctcatttgtcattttccacaatcaaaatcaaaatcaaaatcaaaatcaaaatcaaaatcaaagtaattttaactctgaatccaaacggccccaAATACTAATTCTAAAGAAGTATACTTTTAGTTACTTTCCCCTCGACTCgatataaaaaatgataagCTTCGCCTAATACTCGAATAAGACACATGAAACACAATCACAGAAATGTATGCTTTGTTTGGGATTACTCTATTCTaactttgtatatatatatatatatatatatttaattatattataatgattgtgttattgaattatgaaaaaaatacgtaaaaaaataaataaataattgagatacaataatgattgtattgttgaattgtgaaaaaagtgatgaatagttaatataatttaatattaaaaattaaattgaatagttaaaaaattaaagaaaaaagtaataattgtgttttgaattgaagataagtgaagtaaagttaaaaataaactctaaaatcaaacaaaattgtaatttttcttGCCGAATTCAAGTAAAAAGGAATATATATTGTCAAGTACATAAAAAAGGACATCAGCATATAACATCACAAATAACATTGAAAACgattcacataaaaaaaatatgataacaAAACTACTATAAATTAAAAGggttaattattaaaaaaaaagaaatttacctaaaatgacctaTGGTTTAcatgttttgtcaaatctattatatgtttttttgtcaaatctatcacatgatttactttttgcatcaaatttatcatggcgttatcttttctgtcgacatctaacggcagtgctgacgtggcgctcgcgtggcaagtgtggcccactgtCATTCCATGTGCTACAtcagcacgaccgttagatgtcgacggaaaagataagttgtgatagatttgatgcaaaaagtaaaccaccTGATAGATCTgacaaaaaaacatataatagatttgataaaaccggtaaaccatgggccattaGGGGTAAAAACCCTTAAAAAAATACGGACTTTTAACATTTAATCAATTTTatcatgaacttttttttcttgacctAAAAATGCAGAAACTATCAAAttgatatcaattttagcACGCTTCAacttttcctttaatttaaataaaaatctatgGCCACACCCTCCAATCAATGTAGCCAAGGTCGCTAGCGACCTTATAGGGGTAGCGGTGAGAACCTCATTATCGgaatttgaaaaaagtaaagtaaaattgagaaaataatgaatggGTAGGTGGTGGAAGTCTCATTGGCGGCCACCATTCCCTAATATGGGTCACCGAAGACTTTTATCGTCATGGATAACCTCGATTGGGCGGACAATGATTGTCATTGAGGTCCACTgatcgaaaaaatgaaaatcttgCTAACATTGATATCATATCGataatttatgtatttttagaTCGTTCAAAAAAAGTTCATACTACAATTGACAAAATGTGAAATGCTTGTATCTTTTTGAGCAATTAATCCTTAAATTAACTAATTTAAAATGGCAGTGAGTGCCTGATGATTGCCGCAAATCATAATGCGAGTGTGAAAATAGATGACTGGGGCGAGAGCTAACAGATCACTAACGTAGTCAAAGGGCAGTATTGCGCCCGTGAACTCAAGCGATGGGACAATTGCCTAAACAATACTCCTCCATTATGGGTCGCCATATTATATCTACACGCAATGTCTTTGGTATAAGTAAGGTTTTGCTTAGAAAATGACAAGAATTTGCGATGAATTCTTAGGTGTTCGTATCTTatcttatcttttttttttttaatgaaccTGTTCGTATCTTATCATTGCAGCAAATGAGAGTACAACTCATTAAGCAAATGGAATGTGCATTGTGATTTTGCTCCACGCAAAAcaattttttccttcttcctctctGCGTAACCGCGAGAAAATATATCAGttaaaattttgtaatattttcACACATTCAGTCATTTGATGATGCAATTAGTGTCTCGCTCCGATTACGATTGCGGAAAGcttattcaaatattaattaaatgctTCCGAAAAAGTATTTTCGCTTTGCACTCTGTTCTTAACTTTGAAAACATGTATTGTGATAAACTCGATTGGATGCTCAAATAAGACACATGAAACACAACAATAAAGCAATGAAGTCCAAAAAAATGTAATCCTTTTCTAGTCGATTTCAAGTAAGAAGATATACATGTCAAGTAGATAAAATGATATTAAtgctgcgtttgatttcaaagtatgattttaaaattatattttaattttgaaaaagagtgatataaatgagacttaccatttgactttgcatgaattattttattttattgtgaaaaaagtgatataaatagggctcactttttgactttgtatgagttattttgttttattgtgggtagaattatgttaaagttgtgattttaaaattcacatttgcaaaccaaaccAACCATAACATACCATGAGCAGCATTGAATAAAATCACCCACAGCTAGAAAGACCCtgaaaataaaactaataaatcataaaataatgGCAATTAACAATAGGTAATCTCATAAGGCAAAacattaataatcaattataattaaaagacGCTTTTCCcacaaaattaaagaaattgcTGAAAATGAGAAGTTTACATCAATCCAATTTATTTGATGCATATCCGTAACTTCATCGGAGGCCGACGAATTATTTATACCTTCCGCctaaaggaaaaggaaaagagcaaAAAGAGGACGGGACGAAAAGACTCTTCTACCCCTGCCGTGGAAACGTGTCAAGGCGGGGCCGACCGGGTATCACATATCGCAGGCAAACGAGTCAAAGCAGCGGATAACTTCCCCCGGTCGGAGCCCACCCCCGCCTCCCTCTCTCTACTTCCTGCCCTCTCTCCTTCTATGCGTGTTTTCTATTTCTCCATTGAAACGTCTCTTGacatccctctctctctctctctctgactTTGGGCGGAGGATCAATGAAATAGCCGCGGAGTAGGAGGAGAACCGTACTGTTTCTGTGCGTTAATCTGCTTGTCAATTGCCTGATTCAGCCGTTTCCGTTCACTCATGCGATATTTTGTTTGCTATCCGTTTCCAGCCCTTGCTCGTTGTTTCGTGCAGATTGGGGAATCGGCATTACGGTGCGGCTACTgattagggtttttttttgtacttgCAGAGGACCTGGAAGGAGTTGCATTGCTAGAGCTTCCCGCGCTTgcctttactgctttgctCAGGCCCTCAATTTGACGAAGGCGGCGGAGGTAATCTTGGGTGGGATTCCAGCTCTCGGTGCGTTGAGGGCGGGAGGCGAGTTCCGTCTCATTTTGGTGGTTTCGGCTGCTGGAGCATCGCCTGAGTTTGGCGTGCTTCTGGTTTTCTCCGGTGCCTTAGCATGACATAGATTGGTTGAGCTTGGGCATTTCCTGTGATGGGTTCGTGCGGGAACTTGGCTTCTGCCGACGAACCCTTGAGCTGTGGCTCAGCCGCGGCTGGAGAATTGGCTCCCGGGCAGCTGACCGGCGAGGAAGCTGCTCAGACTTCGCCTGATTTTGGTGTCAATGCTGATCAGGTGAGTTCCCGTCACGAGGCTGAACAGTCTGGAATTGAGGAGGATTGCTCTCCCGGTGACTTCGATAAGTCCGGTTCTCTGGTGGTTGCCACAGATGGTCAATGCAGTGAAAATGGGGGTTTCCAGTGTGAGAATCAAAGTGGTGCTGATGCCTCTAGTTTGGATAGAGAAGCGTCGTCAGGCGAGCTTGGGGTAGGGAATTTAGAAAATGGCGATGGGATGCCGTTGGAGCTGAAATCAGGGATTGATTGTCCAGATGATCCATCTGAGCAGATTGAATTGGGGTATAGGATGCGTGGGAATGGACCCTTAGTACAAGAAATCGAGTCAGTGGAAGAGACAGCTGATGATCTGTTAGTTATGGAGGCAGGCACTGAGGGTTGCCCTTCCTTGTTGATTAATGGAGATGAATGTCGCAGTGGAAGGGAAGCAACAATGGAGCGCAAAATGATCTCAGAAGAAGTTGCCATAACCCCAGCTGGCCTTCTCGTGAATAACCAGACAGGTAATTGTCCTCTAGAGACATGTGCCAATTTAGTGGATGAAAAAGTTGATGATGTAGCTTTGGAAAACGATACCTGTAATGCGACACCATGCCCAGACACCAACGGAATGCCTACAGAAAATGCTCTTTCTCCAGGTTATCCAGATGGAAAAAGCACAAAAGGTGAGGATAAAAACGAGTCTGTGCTCCTGATTGAAACTGTAGAATCAATCTATGCTGTTGGTATCGACAACCTGAAATTGTCTCCAAATGGAACTAAGAGGGAAGCAGATAATTTGTGCCCTGCAGATTCAGCATGCCGTGCTGTCCTGGAGACAGTTCAGGAGGATGACAGAAGTGTTAAATGCCTTTCTTCAGAGGATGCTTCAGTGGAGATGATGAAGGAATTCAGTGCTCTAGCTAAGGTTGAGGCAGAACTGTGCATCGGGACTCCCTCTTCTCAAGTTAATGAgatgccagtggaaaagactGTTGATATCCTGCTACTAGATAATGACCAGATGAGTAACGACAATGATACTATGACTATGAGTTCTCTTATCAGTGAAACCAGAGGTGGGGCCAGGATAGGGGCTGATTCACAGTATGAGACATCTATTGCACTGCTTCACAAGATGCCTTGTGCACAATCAAGTATGCGTGATTGTATGATTGGCTCTGGGCAACAGACTGAGAAGAAATCTGATGGACTGCTTTCTGGTATGCCAACTGAACTGTTTTCAGGGTCAGAAGATGCAAAAATCGATGACATGTGTTGCCAAAATTTTCCTTTGGGGGATGACCGGGAGAAAGGTCTGCATGTCTCTTCGTTGTTGAGCAATTCTGCTCAGGTAGATGGTGGGGAAGACAGCAATGGAGCTGCTGAAACTAATGCAGAGCACATTGGAGAAGAAAATGCTCTTCTGGTGGATAAATGCATCGAAAATGGTGGTGAGTCACTGCATTTAAAAGAAACTGCTTTCAACTGCGAAAGCTTGTCTGTGGGATCACTTGGTTTGCAATCGTGTAAGCCACATTCTACTCTCAAGAATTGCTCTTTGTACTCTTCGAATGATTCAGATGTGCCATGCATGGCGGTCACTGTTGCTACAACTTCCAGTGCAGCCAACGACTATATAAgcgaaaagaatgaagagaggAAAACTCATGGTAGATTTGATTGTCTTCCTGAAGCAGAATCTCCTTTGGTCATAACCTCATCTTCTAGAAGGAGCAGCCGCGCAAATAAATCTGGCCGGAAGACCCAAGCAAAAAAGGCTTCAAGGTATTCTAGGGACGCGAGCAAAGTGGCATACCATCATGAATCTCTAGAACTCATCTTTAAGGCTGCAAAGAAGAAGAGGACATGTTGCTCCAAGACACCTCGGTCTTCTACCTGGGGTATCATGCAGAATATTTCACAGCATTTCGAACATATAAATGAGCTTGGAGTTGAGTCTGATCAAAAGCAAGGATCACGGAAAGTCAGGATTGGACGAGGAAGTGGAAAGCAAAGCACGAATCAGTCAGGTGGAACCTCACAGGTTTCTAAGGGAAATGTTGGTGGTGCATCTAATCGCATCCGTTTGAAGTTGAAAATGGGCAAGGAGGTGGTTATGATTTCGGAAGTTGTTAGTACTGCTAGAGGTGCTTTTGTATCTGCATCTTCTGGGGGTTCAATTTCAGATGTTGCAAACTTGACTGATGATGTCAAGGAGAAGAATCAGTTGGATTGTGGAGGTGCTAAGctggaaaatgaaaagttgtatTCTGGTAATCACTTTGTGAATGGAGATTCCAATTTGACTGTAAAGGAGTCCGCCCAGGATGGAGGAGGCTGTTTCGATCCCACGCTAGTACAGATCGAGTCGGTGTGTGGGACAGTTGAGGATACATATTTAGGTTCTGAAACTTCGCCTGATTCGGAAGTGATAAATTTGACGCCAGAAGCACAGCTCAGTGAAAGACCACAGGAAGGTGCCAAGGATGTTGCTTTGGATTCTTCCAAAAACCTTGCAAATTTTGAAGATGTTCTCAACtctagaaaaggaaagaagaaagataAGGTCCCTCGGAAAAGCAGTTGTGGCAGGAAAGATAAATCATTGTCaggatcatcatcatcatcatcatcatcaaaaaGACGTGGTTGCAGGGTGAGAGAGGGTGAAAATGTCGATTCTGGTGAAAATTTTGCATCGGTAGCCAGTGAAAATCTGACCAACTTGTCAAGCAATACTGAATCTTTACCTTTGTCCACTGAGGCTGATCTCGCTTTCTCTAATGGGCATTTGGAAATTGAAAATGGTGCTAATACCTTCCCTGGTCAAGATATTAGTAGTGGATTGGTGGATTTGGAGCACTTGGAGAGCAATTTACTTTCTGCCAAACAGAAAGAGCAGAAGCAAGTCAAAAGCTCAAAACCTAGTAAAGTGAGTAGTGATAGGTCCAAAGATTTAAATAGTGCTAAGAGCAGGAAAGGAGCTTCATGTAAACAGAAGAAAGAGAAGTCAACTAGTAAAAGCAAAGTGAAAGAGAGAGGTGTCCGCGACGAGCTCCTGTGTAAGGCCGAGGATCATGCACTAGCTAGTACGTTCTCTTCTGGTTTCATTACTTTGTTCTTTTACTTGGATCATGCTCCAATTGTGAGATATCTGCTTTTTTTAGTGAAGTTATAAAAGGTGTTATAGTCTTGTAATATCTGCTTTTGAATGTGTGTCTGCATGATCTGGACCTAAAGATTTTTGGATTGTTAGGTGATGGTGTAAGAGATGCTAACCAAACCTGCGACGCTGCTGCTTATATGTGGACTGGTGACACCTCCAAATCCAAGATAATATCAAACAATCTCGTGGAGCAAGAGTTACTCCTGCGGAATGCTTGGGTGCGTTGTGATGATTGTCATAAATGGAGGCGTATAGCTGCTGCACTTGCAGATTCCATAGAAGATGCAAATAGCAATTGGTAAGCATAGATTCACGCTATTGGTGGTATCATGCGTTTTTGTGCATATATGTTAATTTATACTGCAGAATGACTTTGGTCACTCAACTTGAGAGGACCTTAAGGTAAGATGCTTGtggtaataataaatttctgcTATATATCTTCTTATATAACCAGTGTTAAATTTTGTTATGTCTTACATGAGATGATCATGGTTTCTAACTACAATGATTTTGTTTTCTGCAAACACATTTTTTGCATTTCATCAAACTAGGTTTTCCTTGATTTTGTTTACGCTATCCTTAGTTTGTCGCTCATATGTCTAGCAACCATCATAATTTTGTGTTTGTACTTGCATGTGGAAAAATTCATGTTGGTGTTGTGAAACTTACCAACTTTTCCTGTTTATCCTTTTTCATTGTCATGATAATTCCCTAAAATTTTTGGTGAATAAAGTGATAGAAGTGAAGATATGGCAAAAAACTAAGCAAAGCTTGTGATGCTATTAGCCATTCTCCTCTTTTACTTATAGAGACATTGGTACTTTGCTCTTTGTTATGGgattttacatcaatttcagTTGGCTTGGTTTAGTTCTTTTTGCTTTCATTGAATTGTAACTATTTGTCTGGTTTAACTTAGCTACTCGAGAGCAGACAGTCAGAATAAAAATCTATACAAGTTCTCATTAAGAGCGGGAAAAAGGCTCCTATCCTACCTGTGCATATTCATACTTGGTATTGTTTTGATCATGTCACTCAAATCATGTAATCAATTTTCTCTTGTAAAGGACCTGCAAGGACAATCAGGATAAAAGATTTGCTGATTGCTCAATCCTGCAAGAAATGTCAAATGCGGATATCAATGCTGAGTTGGAATTATCAGATTATTCTTGCGAAGACGATGATTATGATGGCAATCGGAATTACAAAGAATTGAAGCCTAGCCATCCAACAGGTTTTAgatgtttcttttcttgtgtTTTCCTTGCCGgaatatttattattcattaGTATGTGAAAtaagattattttatttttaaatgataAAGGAATATAGGGCTCTCATTGATCTACTTGTCCATATGCAGTTCCCCAACAGTCATCCTTTATCCAAAttgattcaaataaatatttgcaTCGAAGCCGGAGAACTCAAACAATTGACGAGGTTCATGCTTAATTCTAGTCTACTGATGCATATTGTCAACTTGGAGTTAGGTCTATTGTTCACTTTGAATTATGGTCATCTTTCATTTCAGATAATGGTTTGCCATTGCAAACCGCCTTTAGATGGCAAGTTGGGCTGCGGGGATGAATGCCTCAATCGGATGTTGAATATTGAATGTGTTCAAGGCACCTGTCCATGTGGAGACCATTGTTCAAACCAACAGGCATGATAGCTCTAATACGATAGAGAATAGCTACGTGTATTCATTGATGTCAGACAATGAATTTTTGTTCTCTATACAGTTCCAGAAGCACAAGTATGCCAACCTGCAATGGTTCCGATGCGGTAAAAAGGGTTATGGGCTTCAGTTGCTGGAGGATGTCTCTGAGGGGCAATTTATTATCGAATACGTTGGGGAGGTAATTTTTGGATATTTGGTTTGTTGTTGTTCTTTGTTGGTTTATTATCAATGTCGGAATTTATACTTTTAAGTAATAGTGTCAATAGAGTTATGACTGTGAGCTAGCCTTTTAGCATGTCAGTCCAAGGAGGATCAATGGAAGAGTCGCCAATTGAAGTTACGAGTGCAATAGATTATAAAatcatttttctaataaattagGAGAAGAATCTATGTAGGcaccaaaaaataatactGCTTTATCAAGTCATTAAAAAATGcttatcttttctttaatATTGGTCTTCATTGCATTCTAAGAACCTCAATTGAAGTGACATTTTTTTACGTAAATTAGTGTGGAACTCTTATGGGCTTAAGGCAAAGGTTTCTAAATTGTTTGAAGGGGAGAATCTACTTGTTAGCAATCTGTACTTTACGGTGGGATGAATTTTTGCCGTTCATAGCATGT is a genomic window containing:
- the LOC116206247 gene encoding histone-lysine N-methyltransferase ASHH2, yielding MGSCGNLASADEPLSCGSAAAGELAPGQLTGEEAAQTSPDFGVNADQVSSRHEAEQSGIEEDCSPGDFDKSGSLVVATDGQCSENGGFQCENQSGADASSLDREASSGELGVGNLENGDGMPLELKSGIDCPDDPSEQIELGYRMRGNGPLVQEIESVEETADDLLVMEAGTEGCPSLLINGDECRSGREATMERKMISEEVAITPAGLLVNNQTGNCPLETCANLVDEKVDDVALENDTCNATPCPDTNGMPTENALSPGYPDGKSTKGEDKNESVLLIETVESIYAVGIDNLKLSPNGTKREADNLCPADSACRAVLETVQEDDRSVKCLSSEDASVEMMKEFSALAKVEAELCIGTPSSQVNEMPVEKTVDILLLDNDQMSNDNDTMTMSSLISETRGGARIGADSQYETSIALLHKMPCAQSSMRDCMIGSGQQTEKKSDGLLSGMPTELFSGSEDAKIDDMCCQNFPLGDDREKGLHVSSLLSNSAQVDGGEDSNGAAETNAEHIGEENALLVDKCIENGGESLHLKETAFNCESLSVGSLGLQSCKPHSTLKNCSLYSSNDSDVPCMAVTVATTSSAANDYISEKNEERKTHGRFDCLPEAESPLVITSSSRRSSRANKSGRKTQAKKASRYSRDASKVAYHHESLELIFKAAKKKRTCCSKTPRSSTWGIMQNISQHFEHINELGVESDQKQGSRKVRIGRGSGKQSTNQSGGTSQVSKGNVGGASNRIRLKLKMGKEVVMISEVVSTARGAFVSASSGGSISDVANLTDDVKEKNQLDCGGAKLENEKLYSGNHFVNGDSNLTVKESAQDGGGCFDPTLVQIESVCGTVEDTYLGSETSPDSEVINLTPEAQLSERPQEGAKDVALDSSKNLANFEDVLNSRKGKKKDKVPRKSSCGRKDKSLSGSSSSSSSSKRRGCRVREGENVDSGENFASVASENLTNLSSNTESLPLSTEADLAFSNGHLEIENGANTFPGQDISSGLVDLEHLESNLLSAKQKEQKQVKSSKPSKVSSDRSKDLNSAKSRKGASCKQKKEKSTSKSKVKERGVRDELLCKAEDHALASDGVRDANQTCDAAAYMWTGDTSKSKIISNNLVEQELLLRNAWVRCDDCHKWRRIAAALADSIEDANSNWTCKDNQDKRFADCSILQEMSNADINAELELSDYSCEDDDYDGNRNYKELKPSHPTVPQQSSFIQIDSNKYLHRSRRTQTIDEIMVCHCKPPLDGKLGCGDECLNRMLNIECVQGTCPCGDHCSNQQFQKHKYANLQWFRCGKKGYGLQLLEDVSEGQFIIEYVGEVLDMPAYEERQRDYGAKGHKHFYFMTLNGSEVIDACVKGNLGRFINHSCDPNCRTEKWMVNGEICIGLFAIRDIKKGEEVTFDYNYVRVFGAAAKKCVCGSPHCRGYIGGDLQSTETIVQGDSDDEFPEPVMLYEDGDVAYRFDNSIHRTVVGSDTRATDLVVKDRKEEVKEENTLGIKDPASQSVSIISQLDRSPDAEGTQENVSSSKPPHQELSLHPKDVRSTVSSEIQQKISIEDASNLNYTRSASDEKWSLAELRPLVKTPRAPSAIKKGKGSSNSQNVNKGQGTASKSQTVPIKPKKAIEGSSNGRFEAVQGKLNELLDADGGISKRKDAAKGYLKLLLLTAASGDSGNGEAIQSNRDLSMILDALLKTRSRVVLMDIINKNGLRMLHNIMKQYRRDFKKIPILRKLLKVLEYLAVREILTLEHINVGPPCPGMESFRESILSLTEHDDKQVHQIARNFRDRWIPRHLRKVGYAEKDDGMNSLRGLNFNFLSSHSNWRDTTLTRPVEASDGLHQPSLSAETSSATDNSSTDGGFTSGTWTRKRKTRWDSDTNPYLESLMRKEKDSLNRTEDGRENNHEEEGPPGFSSLDTSRVSSNGASTAVAVDQSGEKVQYMRCPFDAVIGQPQERFKSRSPVSYGVPLLILQQFGTPQAGSIENWAIAPGMPFQPFPPLPPFPRDRKRRSPPSSSDCGTNSSNSLYSSADEKKPVNLSPSTNSANLVDSEVPCSDNQQMMPFKRLKGSSQDLGRRYFRQQKWNGGRIPPWVRNCWRNNPPRGGAGPVSNEQRSSDNAIDCKLGREDVNYHQETPPTQNPHH